Proteins found in one Wenzhouxiangella sp. XN201 genomic segment:
- a CDS encoding farnesyl diphosphate synthase, translating to MTEPAFAARADELIARVERVLAERLQSLPATGSKLAEAMRYAALDGGKRLRPLLVYATGEALDLAPAALDAPSAAVELIHCYSLVHDDLPAMDNDALRRGRPTVHVAFDEATAILAGDALQALAFEMLSEGDGAEAPHSMTAILARACGVIGMAGGQALDLKFEGERPDQAAVEDMFRRKTGALIRAAVMMPTALRPELAPARREALARFADAVGLAFQIRDDLLEIEGDTDSIGKSCDSDSSRQKASWPILFGVDAARARIDELAAEAAEALTQFGENTEGLSWLAERLLNRRS from the coding sequence ATGACCGAGCCCGCATTCGCCGCTCGCGCCGATGAGTTGATCGCGCGCGTCGAGCGGGTGCTGGCCGAGCGCCTGCAGTCGCTGCCGGCGACCGGCTCGAAACTCGCCGAGGCCATGCGCTATGCCGCGCTCGACGGCGGCAAACGGCTGCGCCCCCTGCTGGTCTATGCGACCGGCGAGGCGCTGGACCTGGCGCCGGCGGCGCTCGATGCCCCTTCGGCCGCGGTCGAACTCATTCACTGCTACTCCCTGGTCCATGACGATCTGCCGGCCATGGACAACGATGCGCTGCGTCGCGGCCGGCCCACCGTTCACGTCGCCTTCGACGAGGCCACGGCGATTCTCGCCGGCGATGCCCTGCAGGCGCTGGCCTTCGAGATGCTCAGTGAAGGCGACGGTGCCGAGGCACCCCACAGCATGACCGCGATACTCGCCCGCGCCTGCGGCGTGATCGGCATGGCCGGCGGCCAGGCGCTGGACCTGAAGTTCGAGGGCGAGCGGCCCGACCAGGCCGCCGTGGAAGACATGTTCCGGCGCAAGACCGGCGCCCTGATCCGGGCCGCCGTCATGATGCCCACCGCGCTTCGTCCCGAACTGGCGCCAGCCCGGCGTGAGGCCCTGGCGCGATTCGCCGATGCCGTCGGCCTGGCCTTCCAGATCCGCGACGATCTGCTCGAAATCGAGGGCGATACCGACTCCATCGGCAAATCCTGCGACAGCGATTCGTCTCGGCAGAAAGCGAGCTGGCCGATACTGTTCGGGGTCGACGCCGCCCGGGCGCGCATCGACGAACTGGCCGCCGAAGCGGCCGAGGCGCTGACTCAGTTCGGAGAAAACACGGAGGGCCTGAGCTGGCTCGCCGAACGCCTGCTCAATCGGCGCTCCTGA
- a CDS encoding outer membrane protein assembly factor BamD yields the protein MQNPASTRRLFRPAVLIVAALALMLSACNREEVDDTIPAEQLYEEAHASLQAKAWRQAIARYKQLTTRYPFGRHAEQAQLDMAYAQYKAGDSEQALTSLDRFIRTYPTHPNVDYAWYLKGLVNYDQSMGFLRKLFPGQVVDRDQTSARQAFMEFQELIRRFPESRYVADARQRMVFLRNIMAEQDIVIGEYYFRRGAYIAAIHRAEHVIENYPQAPANIDALDLMARAYDKLELEQLAADTRQVLEHNYGDVDRTEEKPSLWRRLWPFD from the coding sequence ATGCAGAATCCCGCTTCAACTCGCCGCCTGTTTCGTCCGGCCGTGCTGATCGTCGCCGCACTGGCTCTTATGCTTTCGGCATGCAACCGCGAGGAAGTCGACGACACCATCCCGGCCGAACAGCTCTACGAGGAGGCCCATGCTTCCCTGCAGGCCAAGGCCTGGCGGCAGGCGATTGCCCGCTACAAACAGCTGACCACCCGCTATCCGTTCGGTCGCCATGCCGAGCAGGCGCAGCTGGACATGGCCTACGCACAATACAAGGCGGGAGATTCCGAGCAAGCCCTCACCTCTCTGGATCGTTTCATTCGGACCTATCCCACGCATCCGAATGTCGACTACGCCTGGTATCTCAAGGGCCTGGTCAACTACGACCAGTCGATGGGTTTCTTGCGCAAGCTGTTCCCGGGGCAGGTGGTTGACCGCGACCAGACCAGCGCCCGCCAGGCGTTCATGGAGTTCCAGGAACTGATCCGGCGCTTTCCCGAAAGCCGCTACGTGGCCGATGCCCGCCAGCGCATGGTCTTTCTGCGCAACATCATGGCCGAGCAGGACATCGTCATCGGTGAATACTATTTTCGCCGCGGTGCCTACATTGCGGCCATCCACCGGGCCGAACACGTGATCGAAAACTATCCACAGGCGCCAGCCAATATCGACGCGCTCGACCTGATGGCACGCGCCTACGACAAGCTCGAATTGGAGCAACTGGCGGCCGACACGCGCCAGGTGCTCGAGCACAACTACGGCGATGTCGATCGCACAGAGGAAAAACCGAGCTTGTGGCGCCGGCTGTGGCCGTTTGACTGA
- the rluD gene encoding 23S rRNA pseudouridine(1911/1915/1917) synthase RluD, producing the protein MNTRVNKQDQIDPARAGQRLDAALAELWPEFSRSRIAGWIRDGRVQVDGAVVKPKLRLAGGEQVLLDAELVAHAELEPQAIALDVLIDDPAFLVINKPPGLVVHPGSGNRDGTLVNALLHFDPNLAPLPRAGLVHRLDKDTSGCLLIARTTASHRALVAALKHRDIKRRYRALVWGEIIAGGKVDEPLGRHPVDRRRQVVRHDGRRAVTHYRVAQRLKGATLLDVELETGRTHQIRVHMAHIRYPIIGDPAYGRRGAPAGLSEAQRAAWQRFPRQALHACELSFAHPETGERVCARAPLPEDMQRLIDLLAGDESH; encoded by the coding sequence ATGAATACGCGAGTCAACAAGCAAGACCAGATCGACCCCGCCCGGGCCGGCCAGCGCCTGGATGCGGCGCTGGCTGAACTGTGGCCGGAGTTTTCCAGGAGCCGGATCGCAGGCTGGATACGCGATGGACGGGTGCAGGTCGACGGTGCGGTGGTCAAGCCGAAACTGCGCCTGGCCGGCGGCGAGCAGGTCTTGCTGGACGCCGAACTCGTCGCCCACGCCGAACTCGAACCCCAGGCGATCGCACTCGACGTGCTGATCGACGATCCGGCCTTCCTGGTGATCAACAAGCCGCCCGGGCTGGTCGTGCATCCCGGCTCGGGCAATCGCGACGGCACGCTGGTGAACGCGCTGTTGCACTTCGACCCCAACCTGGCGCCGCTGCCGCGCGCCGGGCTGGTCCACCGACTCGACAAGGACACCAGCGGCTGCCTGCTGATCGCGCGAACCACGGCCAGCCATCGCGCGCTGGTGGCGGCGCTGAAACACCGCGACATCAAGCGCCGCTACCGTGCCCTGGTCTGGGGCGAGATCATTGCCGGCGGCAAGGTCGACGAGCCGCTCGGTCGTCATCCCGTGGATCGGCGGCGCCAGGTGGTGCGCCACGATGGGCGACGTGCGGTCACCCACTACCGGGTGGCGCAACGGCTCAAGGGCGCAACCCTGCTCGACGTTGAGCTCGAGACCGGCCGTACTCACCAGATCCGCGTGCACATGGCGCATATCCGCTACCCCATCATCGGGGATCCCGCTTACGGAAGACGCGGCGCTCCGGCGGGGTTGAGCGAAGCCCAGCGCGCAGCCTGGCAGCGCTTTCCGCGCCAGGCTCTGCACGCCTGCGAACTGAGCTTTGCCCACCCGGAAACCGGCGAGCGGGTCTGCGCCAGAGCGCCACTGCCCGAGGACATGCAGCGACTGATCGACCTGCTGGCCGGCGATGAAAGTCATTGA
- the pgeF gene encoding peptidoglycan editing factor PgeF — MKVIEPDWSLGERVGAFTTTRDGGGDSEVDSTHPAGLAQRLPAEPCWLEQVHGSRVIQLDDWRAGIQADAAWTDRDGEVVVIKTADCLPILLADRDASVVAGIHGGWRSLAAGIIDNTLSALPVPGTELSAWIGPAICGRCYQVGGEVRAAFVDHDPVLAAAFQADADRWRADLKWIAAHQLRAAGVSVFDSGRCTFEESDAFYSFRRDGGTGRMASVIWKSR; from the coding sequence ATGAAAGTCATTGAACCCGACTGGTCGCTGGGCGAGCGGGTCGGTGCTTTCACCACCACGCGCGACGGCGGGGGCGATTCGGAAGTCGACTCCACCCATCCGGCCGGACTGGCCCAAAGGCTGCCGGCCGAGCCGTGCTGGCTCGAACAGGTACACGGTTCGCGCGTTATCCAACTGGACGACTGGCGGGCGGGCATCCAAGCCGATGCCGCCTGGACCGACCGCGACGGCGAGGTTGTGGTCATCAAGACCGCCGATTGCCTGCCCATCCTGTTGGCCGACCGAGATGCCAGCGTGGTCGCCGGGATTCACGGCGGCTGGCGTTCGCTCGCTGCCGGCATTATCGACAACACCCTGTCGGCCCTGCCGGTGCCCGGCACGGAACTGAGCGCCTGGATCGGCCCGGCGATCTGCGGACGCTGCTACCAGGTCGGCGGCGAAGTGCGCGCGGCTTTTGTCGATCACGACCCGGTGCTGGCCGCGGCGTTCCAGGCCGACGCCGATCGCTGGCGCGCCGATCTCAAGTGGATCGCCGCCCACCAGTTGCGCGCGGCCGGCGTATCGGTGTTCGACAGTGGCCGCTGCACCTTCGAGGAGTCCGATGCCTTCTATTCCTTCAGGCGGGATGGGGGGACCGGGCGGATGGCGTCGGTGATCTGGAAGTCTCGATAG